The proteins below are encoded in one region of Bremerella sp. P1:
- a CDS encoding DUF1338 domain-containing protein — protein MSHQIEKLIDRLWDSYRMINPQADLIHKLLSDRGETIVNDHIAFRTFQDPRIGIDQLAVPFLEGGYEAGEEYHFEAKKLFARHYQHSDQAFPKVFISELLLDEFSGEFRDIITQMLEQLPDVNTLSEPLCTSGQLWNVPFADYEKLSEQSEYAAWMAAHGFCANHFTVFVNALTTIDSLQDLNALLIQEGFALNQEGGAIKGSPEVYLEQSSTVASVVEIPFQDGVHAVPGCYYEFARRYPLPDGSLFEGFVAKSADKIFESTDKKLQN, from the coding sequence ATGAGTCATCAAATTGAGAAGCTTATTGACCGACTCTGGGATTCGTATCGGATGATCAATCCCCAGGCCGACCTCATCCACAAGTTGCTCTCGGACCGCGGCGAGACGATCGTGAATGATCACATCGCGTTCAGGACGTTTCAGGATCCTCGAATAGGTATCGACCAACTGGCGGTTCCTTTTCTCGAAGGAGGCTACGAGGCTGGGGAAGAGTACCATTTCGAAGCAAAGAAGCTTTTCGCCAGGCACTATCAACACAGTGACCAGGCGTTCCCGAAAGTCTTTATCAGCGAATTGCTATTAGACGAGTTCTCCGGCGAATTTCGCGACATCATAACGCAAATGCTTGAGCAACTGCCGGACGTGAATACACTCTCGGAGCCGCTGTGCACTTCCGGACAACTTTGGAACGTGCCGTTTGCTGACTATGAGAAGTTGAGTGAGCAAAGTGAATATGCCGCCTGGATGGCCGCCCATGGGTTCTGCGCAAACCATTTCACTGTCTTCGTGAATGCCCTGACAACCATCGATTCGCTGCAGGATCTCAACGCACTGCTAATTCAAGAAGGGTTTGCCTTGAATCAAGAAGGCGGAGCCATCAAGGGCTCGCCTGAGGTCTACCTGGAACAATCTTCGACAGTCGCTTCGGTCGTGGAGATTCCCTTCCAGGACGGAGTGCATGCCGTGCCGGGCTGTTACTACGAATTTGCCCGGCGGTATCCTCTCCCTGATGGCTCTCTCTTTGAAGGCTTCGTTGCCAAAAGTGCCGACAAGATATTCGAGAGCACTGACAAGAAGCTACAAAACTAG